One part of the Vicia villosa cultivar HV-30 ecotype Madison, WI linkage group LG6, Vvil1.0, whole genome shotgun sequence genome encodes these proteins:
- the LOC131610275 gene encoding interactor of constitutive active ROPs 2, chloroplastic-like, which produces MQTPKARASASEMSQRKSPATPRTARQLKTPNSGSNSASSSPNPIRKKAIDMSPKVNERRLSHSPISEKKRPSKVQELESQIAKLQEDLKSAKDQLSTSESWKRKAEEEIEEAKKQILSLSKELEESHQQFSELSASDEARLQELSKISQDRDRAWQSELEAVQKQHSMDSSALASAINEIQKLKSQLERACESESTQNNNAKSDHAEIQDLKMDLSEAISIMEKLKNEASDCKDSESRALEVIGKMQMQLETVNKTVETLRLDGVKAAEAHKSLTLELEQSRTQAKSLEELVRKLETDSTNEKGLYHENEEINKLKGELISAKSEVGQLKSALEVAEIRYQEEYIQSTLQIRSAYEQLERTKSESGQREAELYEELRKARADIEELNTSLKEKESQLLIMPAENKGLDENKLADREFKLAEELKKLDTDIVEWKEKLLDRETELKNVTEENSMLKMEIKELEKNRVTNEAVVSVETARAAEQEALTKLSYVMEEADKSNRRVVRVTEQLDASQAANSELEAELRRLKVQSDQWRKAAEAAASILSTTGNNGKRVGKNGSLDSSFNSISSKTMNSPYLEDTDDESPKKKNTNMLKKIGVLWRKNHH; this is translated from the exons AGCCAGTGCTTCAGAAATGTCGCAAAGGAAATCTCCTGCAACCCCTAGAACTGCTCGCCAGTTGAAGACACCAAACTCTGGCTCTAACTCAGCCTCCTCCTCTCCAAACCCCATAAGAAAGAAGGCAATAGACATGAGTCCGAAAGTAAATGAACGCAGGTTATCACACAGTCCAATATCTGAG AAGAAGCGACCTAGCAAGGTTCAGGAATTGGAATCTCAGATTGCTAAGCTTCAAGAAGATCTGAAGAGTGCTAAGGATCAACTTAGCACATCGGAGTCATGGAAGAGAAAAGCTGAAGAGGAGATTGAAGAAGCAAAGAAGCAGATACTATCCTTGTCAAAGGAGCTGGAGGAATCCCATCAACAGTTTTCGGAACTTTCTGCTTCCGATGAAGCACGGCTTCAAGAACTGAGTAAAATATCTCAGGATCGAGATCGAGCATGGCAATCTGAACTTGAGGCTGTCCAGAAGCAGCACTCAATGGATTCATCTGCTCTGGCGTCTGCCATTAATGAAATACAGAAACTGAAAAGTCAACTAGAAAGAGCATGCGAGTCCGAATCTACTCAAAATAACAATGCAAAGTCGGATCATGCTGAGATTCAGGACTTGAAGATGGATCTTAGTGAAGCTATCTCTATTATGGAAAAACTAAAAAATGAGGCAAGTGATTGCAAAGATTCCGAATCTCGAGCCTTAGAAGTAATTGGTAAAATGCAAATGCAATTGGAAACAGTAAATAAGACGGTGGAAACACTTCGATTGGATGGTGTAAAAGCAGCAGAAGCTCACAAGTCTCTGACTCTGGAGTTAGAGCAATCAAGAACTCAAGCAAAATCCTTGGAGGAACTTGTGAGGAAACTTGAGACTGATTCAACCAATGAAAAGGGACTTTATCATGAAAATGAGGAGATAAACAAGCTGAAAGGCGAGCTTATCTCTGCTAAATCTGAAGTAGGGCAATTGAAGTCTGCATTGGAGGTTGCGGAGATAAGATACCAAGAGGAGTATATCCAGAGCACATTGCAGATTAGAAGTGCTTACGAACAACTTGAGCGTACAAAGTCAGAATCCGGTCAGAGAGAGGCTGAATTATACGAGGAATTGAGGAAAGCCAGAGCTGATATTGAAGAGCTAAACACAAGTTTGAAGGAAAAGGAATCCCAATTGCTGATTATGCCAGCAGAGAACAAGGGACTTGATGAAAACAAATTGGCTGATAGGGAATTTAAACTTGCAGAAGAGCTCAAAAAAttggatactgatattgtggaGTGGAAGGAAAAGTTATTAGATAGAGAGACCGAGTTGAAAAACGTAACCGAAGAAAACAGTATGCTTAAGATGGAGATAAAGGAGTTGGAGAAGAATAGAGTCACCAATGAGGCTGTTGTGTCGGTTGAAACAGCGAGGGCTGCAGAGCAAGAGGCTTTGACGAAACTTAGCTATGTAATGGAAGAAGCAGATAAAAGTAACAGAAGAGTGGTCCGCGTAACCGAACAGTTAGATGCTTCTCAGGCTGCAAATTCTGAGTTAGAAGCTGAATTAAGGAGATTGAAAGTTCAGTCTGATCAGTGGAGAAAGGCTGCTGAAGCAGCTGCGTCCATACTTTCCACTACCGGAAACAATGGCAAACGTGTAGGTAAAAACGGCTCACTTGACAGTAGCTTCAATTCAATTTCTAGCAAGACAATGAATTCACCTTATTTAGAAGACACAGATGATGAGTCCccaaaaaagaaaaatacaaacaTGCTGAAGAAGATTGGAGTGTTATGGAGGAAGAATCATCATTAA
- the LOC131612582 gene encoding small ribosomal subunit protein uS12y, whose amino-acid sequence MGKTRGMGAARKLRKLRIKQRWADKQFKKSHLGNEWKKPFAGSSHAKGIVLEKIGIEAKQPNSAIRKCARVQLIKNGKKIAAFVPNDGCLNYIEENDEVLIAGFGRKGHAVGDIPGVRFKVVKVSGVSLLALFKEKKEKPRS is encoded by the exons ATGGG GAAGACAAGAGGAATGGGAGCTGCCCGCAAGCTGAGGAAACTCCGTATTAAGCAAAGATGGGCAGACAAGCAATTCAAAAAGTCTCATCTTGGGAATGAATGGAAGAAGCCTTTTGCTGGTTCATCCCATGCCAAAGGAATTGTTCTTGAAAAGAT AGGTATTGAGGCTAAGCAGCCTAACTCTGCCATTAGAAAATGTGCCAGAGTTCAACTCatcaaaaatgggaagaagaTAGCTGCATTTGTGCCAAACGACGGTTGCTTAAATTACATCGAAGAAAAT GATGAAGTTTTGATAGCTGGATTTGGACGTAAAGGTCATGCTGTTGGAGATATTCCTGGAGTTAGATTCAAGGTTGTGAAGGTTTCCGGTGTCTCTCTCCTTGCCCTATtcaaggagaagaaggaaaagccTAGGTCTTAA
- the LOC131610276 gene encoding RNA polymerase I-specific transcription initiation factor rrn3-like, whose protein sequence is MLPPSDWQLILYVRDALLEVTGGRENYEEIVGYLQPKRNLNSDEAAQLVAILKALAGTVSYIDSIHHGALIFALERTSLWNLATSYKNYDAADIMDALMDFIVSLAASKGMFTDWCLERLVRHFTAPNHVIDFLKDENGVDRKNKVLSRVHAALKQISDLVPLAPMRLTSIVVQNIPKRYDVTEHEIVMYVENMLKLESGAIGEIVGSTMLPALVDKLIELDVEIGWDGKMHEDAKCIFEMELFEDIAELADDDEKYYSSMCASELLNRNNLQGNKVVEKIDSLIVMTFLHLESCQNSGRLTEVFDILLASFKRTVLNTYKSKFTQFVMFYACALDPEQCGVKFAVVLRDMFESQLNPPITRMSAVAYLASYLSRAKFLSSALVVDIIKSLVNSCFAYCKKLPDSDMNPEAHQVFYSGCQAIMYILCFRMKSLMGIPRLRMQLITMPMLQLWKQKLNPLKVCLPSVVEEFLKQAKAARLFMSAELFIFEDLLESDLSIAFGGMDRLDMFFPFDPCLLKKSESYLRPHYVRWSRVKTTYGDEEESDSGSEASDDDFVDRNANDMIDDDMVDSVGAGLDFDPDLNKMSITPKSFKYGFKEQMERGHMNVVEI, encoded by the exons ATGCTTCCACCAAGTGATTGGCAGTTAATATTATACGTTAGAGACGCCCTTCTTGAAGTCACG GGTGGTAGAGAGAATTATGAAGAGATTGTTGGATATTTGCAACCAAAAAGGAATCTTAATTCTGATGAAGCTGCTCAACTTGTG GCAATTTTGAAAGCGCTTGCTGGAACAGTGTCCTACATAGACTCTATCCATCATGGAGCTCTTATTTTTGCT CTTGAGAGAACGAGCTTGTGGAATTTGGCTACTTCATATAAGAATTATGATGCAGCTGATATCATGGATGCTCTGATGGATTTCATCGTATCATTG GCTGCTTCGAAGGGAATGTTTACTGATTGGTGTTTGGAGAGGCTTGTGAGACATTTTACTGCTCCTAATCATGTCATTGATTTTCTGAAAGATGAAAATGGAGTTGACAGGAAGAATAAGGTTCTGTCTCGGGTTCATGCTGCTCTGAAACAAATATCTGATCTGGTGCCCCTTGCTCCCATGCGGTTAACATCAATAGTTGTCCAGAATATACCGAAACGCTACGATGTGACAGAGCAT GAGATAGTCATGTATGTTGAAAATATGTTAAAGCTTGAGAGTGGTGCAATTGGAGAAATTGTTGGTAGTACAATGCTACCTGCACTTGTGGATAAGTTGATAGAGTTGGAT GTGGAAATTGGATGGGACGGCAAGATGCATGAGGATGCTAAATGCATATTTGAAATGGAGTTATTTGAAGATATTGCTGAACTTGCAGATGATGATGAAAAATATTACAGCAGTATG TGTGCTTCAGAGCTATTAAATAGGAACAATTTGCAAGGCAACAAGGTTGTGGAGAAAATAGATAGCCTAATTGTGATGACTTTTTTGCATCTTGAATCCTGTCAAAATAGTGGCCGATTGACTGAG GTATTTGATATCTTATTGGCGTCATTTAAGAGAACTGTGCTGAATACATATAAGTCAAAATTTACCCAG TTTGTGATGTTCTATGCATGTGCATTGGATCCTGAGCAATGTGGTGTGAAATTTGCAGTAGTTCTCAGAGATATGTTTGAATCACAGCTTAATCCCCCTATTACTAG GATGAGTGCTGTTGCTTATCTTGCTAGCTATTTATCCCGTGCAAAGTTTCTTTCATCTGCATTGGTTGTTGACATCATAAAAAG TTTGGTAAATTCGTGTTTTGCGTATTGCAAGAAGTTACCTGATTCAGATATGAACCCGGAAGCTCATCAAGTGTTTTATTCTGGGTGCCAG GCTATCATGTACATTTTGTGCTTTCGCATGAAATCATTGATGGGCATTCCTAGGCTTAGAATGCAGCTTATCACAATGCCAATGTTACAACTTTGGAAACAAAAACTGAATCCCTTGAAG GTGTGTTTGCCTAGCGTAGTAGAGGAATTTCTTAAACAAGCAAAGGCTGCTCGGCTTTTCATGTCAGCAGAGTTATTTATTTTTGAAGATTTGCTCGAGTCTGATCTTTCCATAGCTTTTGGTGGGATGGATAGACTCGACATGTTCTTCCCATTTGATCCATGCTTGTTGAAGAAGAGTGAAAG CTACCTAAGACCACATTATGTCCGCTGGTCAAGAGTCAAAACTACATATGGCGATGAGGAAGAGAGTGATTCTGGAAGTGAAGCATCAGACGACGATTTTGTTGACAGAAATGCAAATGatatgattgatgatgatatggTAGACAGTGTCGGAGCGGGTCTTGATTTTGATCCCGACTTGAACAAAATGTCCATCACACCCAAATCATTCAAATATGGGTTTAAGGAACAGATGGAGCGGGGTCACATGAATGTTGTCGAAATTTAG